A window from Camelus dromedarius isolate mCamDro1 chromosome 9, mCamDro1.pat, whole genome shotgun sequence encodes these proteins:
- the CCL22 gene encoding C-C motif chemokine 22, with translation MASLQTPLLAALILLAMILQATEAGPYAANVEDSICCRDYIRHPLPPRVVKYYYWTSDSCRRPGVVLLTVRDREICADPRLPWVKKILHRLDK, from the exons ATGGCCAGCCTGCAGACCCCACTCCTGGCTGCCCTCATCCTCCTTGCTATGATCCTTCAAGCAACAGAGGCAG GCCCCTATGCTGCCAACGTGGAGGATAGCATCTGCTGCCGGGACTACATCCGTCACCCCCTGCCCCCGCGTGTGGTGAAATATTACTACTGGACTTCGGACTCCTGCCGGAGGCCTGGCGTGGT TTTGCTAACCGTGAGGGACCGAGAGATCTGTGCTGACCCCAGACTCCCCTGGGTGAAGAAGATTCTCCACAGGCTGGACAAATGA